One Megamonas hypermegale genomic window carries:
- a CDS encoding zinc-ribbon domain-containing protein — protein sequence MKKCSQCNQNFSDDVAFCPKCGRKLDEIVEEKRFCSKCGQQIDINTKFCPKCGAPNEMATKQNGLDSAMKIINNEILKNKNDIEKNDVVQMIREKYLSFSGRLNRKAYIIRGLIVYVIMMILLAIVDVLFEDEISFDEFGMLTTSPGTAELFFTFIICVIGIVIMVSLGVRRLHDLNRTGWMILLNCVPIANLALSVYMVFFKGTEGGNEYGPDPLQMK from the coding sequence ATGAAAAAATGTTCACAGTGCAATCAGAATTTTAGTGATGATGTAGCTTTTTGTCCTAAATGTGGTAGAAAGTTAGATGAAATAGTAGAAGAAAAGCGTTTTTGCAGTAAATGCGGGCAACAGATTGATATCAATACAAAATTTTGCCCTAAATGTGGAGCACCAAATGAAATGGCAACAAAACAAAATGGTTTAGATAGTGCAATGAAGATAATCAACAATGAAATACTTAAAAATAAAAATGATATAGAAAAAAATGATGTCGTGCAGATGATAAGGGAGAAGTATTTATCTTTTTCTGGTCGCTTAAATAGAAAAGCGTATATCATTCGCGGTTTAATTGTATATGTCATCATGATGATATTACTAGCTATTGTTGATGTCTTGTTTGAAGATGAGATTTCTTTTGATGAATTTGGTATGCTAACGACATCACCAGGAACAGCAGAATTATTCTTTACGTTTATTATTTGTGTGATTGGCATAGTTATCATGGTTTCACTTGGTGTACGAAGATTGCATGATTTGAATAGAACTGGCTGGATGATACTTTTAAATTGCGTTCCGATTGCAAATCTTGCTTTAAGTGTATATATGGTGTTCTTTAAAGGAACAGAGGGCGGCAATGAATATGGACCAGACCCACTTCAAATGAAATAA
- a CDS encoding zinc ribbon domain-containing protein, which yields MFKFCTQCGAKMPQENLFCTQCGAKFPVNTDVAQQQTVKPKVIDIAPSQNSQNMQVPKQVAQNTSANKMAQDEFMLGKEFMNVANPLHDYEKAIIHLKNAVNLGMKQATVYIALSHLYLAADIIKANPAIMVGNANILNTVNSAMTAGNMPNHTANNMQNHSKNHMQTAQNNQSNGNGSSTLQNIGKYAAAAAVGAVAGSMLHSATASAAEKVSEDVPGNITTDDLITPDLQAYADETLPNADEYLPPIDEAADHIQAYDDMTENETVTEEEPSAADSIEPAEDDSSFFDSDDNSDDDSSLFDDLF from the coding sequence ATGTTTAAATTTTGTACGCAATGTGGTGCTAAAATGCCACAAGAAAATTTATTTTGTACACAGTGCGGGGCTAAATTTCCAGTAAATACTGATGTAGCGCAACAACAGACTGTTAAACCTAAAGTAATAGATATAGCTCCATCGCAAAATTCGCAAAACATGCAAGTTCCAAAACAAGTAGCACAAAATACATCGGCTAATAAAATGGCACAAGATGAATTTATGCTGGGTAAAGAGTTTATGAACGTAGCTAATCCATTACATGATTATGAAAAAGCTATTATACATTTAAAAAATGCTGTGAATTTAGGTATGAAGCAAGCCACTGTTTATATTGCTTTATCTCATTTGTATTTAGCGGCAGATATCATAAAAGCCAATCCAGCAATAATGGTAGGAAATGCTAATATTTTAAATACAGTAAATTCAGCAATGACAGCAGGTAATATGCCTAATCATACAGCTAATAATATGCAAAACCATAGTAAAAATCATATGCAAACCGCACAAAATAATCAATCAAATGGTAATGGTAGTAGTACTTTACAAAATATAGGTAAATATGCAGCGGCTGCGGCAGTTGGGGCTGTGGCAGGTTCAATGCTTCATTCAGCAACGGCTAGTGCAGCAGAAAAGGTCAGTGAAGATGTTCCAGGTAATATCACAACTGATGATTTAATCACACCAGATTTACAGGCATATGCAGATGAAACTTTGCCAAACGCGGATGAATATTTGCCACCAATAGATGAAGCCGCAGACCATATCCAAGCGTATGATGATATGACGGAAAATGAAACTGTTACGGAAGAAGAACCTTCGGCAGCTGATAGTATTGAACCGGCAGAAGATGATAGTAGTTTCTTTGATAGTGATGATAATAGTGATGATGACAGCAGTTTATTTGATGATTTATTTTGA
- a CDS encoding helix-turn-helix domain-containing protein gives MFEAEYIQIGCKVAYYRKMKKYTQKELAIRAKISVSYLSRIERGAYKKGVPISTFFQIASALDVHISEFFKDL, from the coding sequence ATGTTTGAAGCAGAATACATTCAAATTGGCTGTAAAGTAGCTTATTATCGGAAAATGAAGAAGTACACACAAAAAGAATTGGCAATAAGAGCTAAAATCAGTGTGTCATATTTGTCGCGAATTGAAAGAGGTGCATATAAAAAAGGAGTACCAATATCTACGTTTTTTCAAATAGCAAGCGCATTAGATGTTCATATTAGCGAATTTTTTAAAGATTTATAA
- a CDS encoding EcsC family protein has translation MDLQVMQNVLDWGYDKAVNGVPGLDSAKELADDYLNEDGSLSEKVDSLIRWQNTKCATSGFITNLGGLITLPVAIPANVSSTLYVQLRMIAAIAYMGGYDLKDDKVRALVYLCLCGNEAKEITKDFAIQIGKNFATQFIRSISVKTINQINKAVGMRLITKFGEKSLISLGKSVPIVGGIIGGTIDGIACNTIGNVAKRTFIR, from the coding sequence ATGGATTTACAAGTTATGCAAAACGTGTTAGATTGGGGTTATGATAAAGCTGTTAATGGAGTACCTGGTCTTGATAGTGCTAAGGAATTAGCAGATGATTATTTGAATGAAGATGGCAGTTTAAGTGAAAAGGTTGACTCTTTAATTCGTTGGCAAAATACAAAATGTGCTACATCAGGATTTATAACTAATCTAGGCGGTTTAATAACTCTTCCAGTAGCTATTCCTGCTAATGTAAGTAGTACATTATATGTTCAATTAAGGATGATAGCTGCTATCGCCTATATGGGTGGATATGATTTAAAAGATGATAAAGTAAGAGCTTTAGTATATTTATGTTTGTGTGGAAATGAAGCAAAAGAAATTACTAAGGATTTTGCAATACAGATTGGAAAAAATTTTGCTACACAATTTATACGAAGTATTTCTGTTAAAACAATTAATCAGATTAATAAAGCTGTAGGTATGAGACTTATTACTAAATTTGGTGAGAAAAGTTTAATTTCTTTAGGTAAAAGTGTTCCTATTGTTGGCGGTATAATTGGTGGTACTATAGATGGTATTGCTTGTAATACGATAGGCAATGTTGCCAAAAGGACTTTTATAAGATAG
- a CDS encoding phage baseplate assembly protein V: MKIKGFEKVFYINEFELKKAKNRHSICKFKASIQDGEIDRYLNLVGKQVTIQLESDIPIFVGIIQEIDVEKTYSSISLNVSLISLSSLIDNVKKSRVFQDPKKKINDILSAKRLALKKCELHLADKVKNIEYKRVIVQNQETDFDFICRIARYINTDVWIIDTIENQFEFYIDEQVSDRVNKVEEKEIIEYKIKKSNYNYKFELVLDKYLELGRIVQIGKSVQKYIIEQVIVRQVHNTNKYIYVLNLLENKRREQTDAVYLEKTLKLKAKVTNIKDPENKGRIQVEFIEKNVEDMDKDLIKRTWLAYNSPYSGKQSGIVFLPDVDDIVEVIFTNEECYVGSTFRDKSLLAECQNVEEKYIGNNYKQRIFWKKDSLELFSFENKIIMNKDKIEMSVGNNKLIMNKDLIVLQTEENQVLLGKDGLINKSQKDIDLQGKNIKFGSEDKIQFEAKNKINIKGNSDINVKSSGTLSLNGNKVNIC; the protein is encoded by the coding sequence ATGAAGATTAAGGGATTTGAAAAAGTTTTTTATATTAATGAATTTGAATTAAAAAAAGCAAAAAATAGGCATAGTATATGCAAATTTAAAGCAAGTATTCAAGATGGAGAGATAGATAGATATTTAAATCTAGTTGGAAAACAGGTAACAATTCAATTAGAAAGTGATATTCCCATATTTGTTGGTATAATTCAAGAAATTGATGTAGAGAAAACATATAGTTCAATATCCCTTAATGTTTCATTAATATCATTATCAAGTCTTATTGATAATGTAAAAAAAAGTAGAGTATTTCAAGATCCTAAAAAGAAAATTAATGATATTTTATCAGCTAAGCGACTTGCATTGAAAAAGTGTGAGTTGCATTTAGCTGATAAAGTTAAAAATATAGAATATAAAAGGGTAATAGTACAAAATCAAGAAACAGATTTTGATTTTATTTGTAGAATTGCTAGATATATTAATACAGATGTATGGATAATAGATACAATTGAAAATCAATTTGAATTTTATATAGATGAGCAAGTTAGTGATAGAGTCAATAAGGTAGAAGAAAAAGAGATAATAGAATATAAAATCAAGAAAAGTAATTATAATTATAAATTTGAATTAGTATTAGATAAATATTTAGAATTAGGACGAATTGTTCAGATTGGAAAAAGTGTACAAAAATATATAATTGAACAAGTTATTGTAAGACAGGTGCATAATACTAATAAATATATATATGTATTAAATTTATTAGAAAATAAAAGAAGAGAGCAAACTGATGCAGTATATTTGGAAAAAACTTTAAAATTAAAAGCTAAAGTGACAAATATAAAAGATCCTGAAAATAAAGGAAGAATACAAGTAGAATTTATCGAAAAAAATGTTGAAGATATGGATAAAGATTTAATAAAAAGAACATGGTTAGCATATAATAGTCCTTATAGTGGAAAGCAAAGTGGAATAGTTTTTTTACCAGATGTAGATGATATAGTAGAGGTTATATTTACAAATGAAGAGTGTTATGTAGGTTCTACATTTAGAGATAAAAGCTTATTAGCAGAATGTCAAAATGTTGAAGAAAAATATATAGGAAATAATTATAAGCAACGAATTTTTTGGAAGAAAGATTCATTAGAATTATTTTCGTTTGAAAATAAAATTATTATGAATAAAGATAAGATAGAGATGTCTGTAGGTAATAATAAATTAATAATGAATAAAGATTTAATTGTTTTGCAAACAGAAGAAAATCAAGTTTTATTAGGTAAAGACGGATTGATAAATAAATCCCAAAAAGATATAGATTTGCAAGGTAAGAATATAAAATTTGGTAGTGAAGATAAAATACAATTTGAGGCTAAAAATAAAATTAATATAAAAGGTAATAGTGATATAAATGTAAAGAGTAGTGGAACTTTATCTTTAAATGGAAATAAAGTTAATATTTGTTAA
- a CDS encoding virulence factor SrfB — MSKGILSTIFRGFTEDVLKETIFKDLKGKQRLEVKKIKEYLKDLSIKVDTPINNSEQLKQYFLNSKVDESVLKILMKKCFNEAGINFDTIEFDKILDRKMCWNIFESIFNIYPITNSKVSDRKMKTEEVNDKEQEILKKSKIQNINSISIKNLQEIYDKANKIYMEEKLDICEFDLTENMPVTMQDDFYMIINDENLAINTNCVGLVNCNENKVVAVGYLKVIDEKYYLIFAEKNIDYNSFEKNSSFKVIVFPVDSDLSLKNRDITLYEKECNIYYKKLEDTNNALCIDFGTSNTTAGSYKILNPNADYEHSVELVKFLDVTNNDIEKEIFPTIVYVKSCENEKIEYLFGYEAKKTIIDNDYDTKASVFYEIKRWINDIDEVEEVFDEKGKKRAVLRREILKAYIQHVIILSERYFKKHFKRIHFSAPIKLKEIFIGEMKNLFKYEYEIIPSSSSLDEGIAIIYNHIADNMKKNSNKHEKVMILDCGGGTTDLASCEYEYDLSGYNKKIEIKTRFENGNFNFGGNNITYRILQLLKIKLANHLRGNNNNKDIIKTLLKDDENDILSQVDDAIRNNQLINVKKDIYKDFDLAYQHAEKYIPTRFSECKLMNEKRKYKRNYYYLWQMAEAIKVEFHRINDLVAIDFNKEEDRYIYAKNVEQYYLYVNNGQKLEQYNNPMKDIEITIKEVRMVLFSDIYILLSSLLKDYSGVEDKKLLEYNKYKLSGQSCKINLFHELLKEFIPGKRIRYKGKSSNDSSRLKMACICGCIEYMRDKESGYIDPNMNIDKPKMIYNVYHIKQNGEELVLGMNKCNIVVSSQKGKHLEFIVRDNNNIEQKRFTYDFVNGYKMNKCIQIGELISMMSQNAYISEFNIENAIREKLESIDASDRPIVVCILPSRVKYGMNIYQILVDEKGYYIQENNRFECFESLETFFDGMR, encoded by the coding sequence GTGTCAAAGGGTATATTATCAACAATATTTAGAGGGTTTACGGAAGATGTATTGAAAGAGACGATATTTAAAGATTTAAAAGGAAAACAAAGATTAGAAGTAAAGAAAATAAAAGAGTATCTAAAAGATTTATCAATAAAAGTAGATACACCTATTAATAATAGTGAACAGTTAAAACAATATTTCCTAAATTCTAAAGTAGATGAAAGTGTATTAAAAATTTTAATGAAAAAATGTTTTAATGAAGCTGGGATAAATTTTGATACAATTGAATTTGATAAAATTTTAGATAGAAAAATGTGTTGGAATATATTTGAAAGTATTTTTAATATATATCCAATAACTAATTCAAAGGTAAGTGATAGAAAAATGAAAACAGAAGAAGTAAATGATAAAGAACAGGAAATTTTGAAAAAAAGTAAAATACAAAATATAAATTCAATAAGTATTAAAAATTTACAAGAAATATATGACAAAGCTAATAAAATATACATGGAAGAAAAATTAGATATTTGTGAATTTGATTTAACAGAAAATATGCCAGTAACCATGCAAGACGATTTTTATATGATAATTAATGATGAAAATTTGGCTATAAATACTAATTGTGTAGGATTAGTTAACTGTAATGAAAATAAAGTGGTAGCTGTTGGTTATTTAAAGGTAATTGATGAAAAGTACTATCTGATTTTTGCTGAAAAAAATATAGATTATAATTCATTTGAAAAAAACAGTAGTTTTAAAGTAATTGTTTTTCCGGTAGATTCAGATTTATCATTAAAAAATAGAGACATTACATTGTATGAAAAAGAGTGTAATATTTATTATAAAAAATTAGAAGATACTAATAACGCTTTATGTATAGATTTTGGAACAAGTAATACAACAGCAGGTAGCTATAAAATTTTAAATCCTAATGCAGATTATGAACATTCTGTAGAATTAGTGAAATTTTTAGATGTAACAAATAATGATATAGAAAAGGAAATATTTCCGACTATAGTATATGTAAAATCTTGTGAAAATGAAAAAATAGAATATTTATTTGGCTATGAAGCAAAAAAGACAATTATAGATAATGATTATGATACAAAAGCTTCTGTTTTTTATGAAATAAAACGATGGATAAATGATATTGATGAAGTTGAAGAAGTGTTTGATGAAAAAGGAAAAAAAAGAGCGGTACTTCGTAGAGAAATTTTAAAGGCGTATATTCAACATGTAATAATTTTATCTGAACGTTATTTCAAGAAACATTTTAAGAGGATACATTTTTCGGCACCAATAAAATTGAAGGAAATTTTTATTGGTGAAATGAAGAATTTATTTAAATATGAATATGAAATAATACCATCCTCATCTAGTTTAGATGAAGGAATTGCTATTATTTATAACCATATTGCAGATAATATGAAAAAAAATAGTAATAAACATGAAAAAGTTATGATATTAGATTGTGGTGGAGGAACAACAGATTTAGCTTCGTGTGAATATGAGTATGATTTATCTGGGTATAATAAAAAGATAGAAATAAAGACTCGTTTTGAAAATGGTAATTTTAATTTTGGTGGTAATAATATTACTTATAGGATTTTGCAATTATTAAAAATTAAATTAGCTAACCATTTACGAGGTAATAATAATAACAAAGATATAATAAAAACATTATTAAAAGATGATGAAAATGATATTTTAAGTCAAGTTGATGATGCAATAAGAAATAATCAGTTAATAAATGTAAAGAAAGATATTTATAAAGATTTTGATCTGGCTTATCAACATGCAGAGAAGTATATACCAACACGTTTTTCTGAATGTAAATTGATGAATGAAAAACGTAAATACAAACGTAATTACTATTATTTGTGGCAAATGGCAGAAGCAATAAAAGTTGAATTTCATCGTATAAATGATTTAGTAGCAATTGACTTTAATAAAGAAGAAGATAGATATATTTATGCTAAAAATGTTGAACAGTATTATTTATATGTAAATAATGGACAAAAATTAGAACAATATAATAATCCAATGAAGGATATAGAAATTACTATAAAAGAAGTTCGAATGGTGTTATTTTCAGATATATATATATTGTTAAGCAGTTTATTAAAGGATTACAGTGGAGTAGAGGATAAAAAATTATTAGAATACAATAAATATAAATTATCAGGACAATCATGTAAAATAAACTTATTTCATGAGTTATTAAAAGAATTCATACCAGGAAAACGTATACGTTATAAAGGCAAAAGTAGTAATGATAGTAGTAGATTAAAAATGGCTTGTATATGTGGCTGTATAGAGTATATGAGGGATAAAGAATCTGGATATATTGACCCTAATATGAATATAGACAAACCTAAAATGATTTATAATGTATATCATATAAAACAAAACGGAGAAGAATTAGTTTTAGGAATGAACAAATGTAATATAGTAGTTTCTTCACAGAAGGGAAAACATTTAGAGTTCATAGTTAGAGATAATAATAATATAGAACAGAAACGATTCACTTATGATTTTGTTAATGGGTATAAGATGAATAAATGCATTCAAATAGGTGAATTAATATCTATGATGAGTCAAAATGCTTATATATCAGAATTTAATATAGAAAATGCTATCAGAGAAAAATTAGAAAGTATTGATGCTAGTGATAGGCCAATTGTTGTATGTATATTACCTTCTAGAGTTAAGTATGGAATGAATATTTATCAGATTTTAGTAGATGAAAAAGGGTATTATATACAAGAAAATAATAGATTTGAGTGCTTTGAATCTTTAGAAACTTTTTTTGATGGAATGAGATGA
- a CDS encoding DUF805 domain-containing protein produces the protein MQNKFCPRCGAKIENNEKYCSKCGTSLSANNTNDDVKKVSNSDFMQMVKRDYFSYQGRLNRKPYFWRSLLIMFLEMICYIVFDSVEDDDLFSVSLLLISIVIFVACVIADLMLDIRRLHDVNKSGWFILLTIIPAVIPFFYLYLFLMPGTDGNNQYGENPLAL, from the coding sequence ATGCAAAATAAATTTTGTCCTAGATGTGGAGCGAAGATAGAAAACAATGAAAAATATTGTTCTAAATGTGGTACATCATTATCAGCGAATAATACAAATGATGATGTAAAAAAAGTATCAAACTCTGATTTTATGCAAATGGTAAAACGAGATTATTTTTCTTATCAAGGTAGATTAAATCGTAAACCGTATTTTTGGCGTTCGCTTTTAATAATGTTTTTAGAAATGATTTGTTATATAGTTTTTGACTCTGTAGAAGATGATGATTTATTTTCTGTATCGTTATTGTTGATAAGCATAGTAATTTTTGTTGCATGTGTAATTGCTGATTTAATGTTGGATATCAGAAGACTACATGATGTAAATAAATCAGGTTGGTTTATTTTGTTGACGATTATTCCAGCTGTAATACCGTTTTTCTATTTATATTTATTTTTAATGCCGGGAACTGATGGAAATAATCAATATGGGGAAAATCCGTTAGCTTTATGA